One Vicugna pacos chromosome 12, VicPac4, whole genome shotgun sequence genomic window carries:
- the LOC102542679 gene encoding SWI/SNF complex subunit SMARCC2 isoform X6 — protein MAVRKKDGGPNVKYYEAADTVTQFDNVRLWLGKNYKKYIQAEPPTNKSLSSLVVQLLQFQEEVFGKHVSNAPLTKLPIKCFLDFKAGGSLCHILAAAYKFKSDQGWRRYDFQNPSRMDRNVEMFMTIEKSLVQNNCLSRPNIFLCSEIEPKLLGKLKDIIKRHQGTVTEDKNSASHVVCPVPGNLEEEEWVRPVMKRDKQVLLHWGYYPDSYDTWIPASEIEASVEDAPTPEKPRKVHAKWILDTDTFNEWMNEEDYEVNDDKNPVSRRKKISAKTLTDEVNSPDSDRRDKKGGNYKKRKCSPSPSPTPEAKKKNAKKGPSTPYTKSKRGHREEEQEDLTKDMDEPSPVPNVEEVTLPKTVNTKKDSESAPVKGGTMTDLDEQEDESMETTGKDEDENSTGNKGEQTKNPDLHEDNVTEQTHHIIIPSYAAWFDYNSVHAIERRALPEFFNGKNKSKTPEIYLAYRNFMIDTYRLNPQEYLTSTACRRNLAGDVCAIMRVHAFLEQWGLINYQVDAESRPTPMGPPPTSHFHVLADTPSGLVPLQPKTPQGRQVDADTKAGRKGKELDDLVPETAKGKPELQTSASQQMLNFPDKSKEKPTDMQNFGLRTDMYTKKNVPSKSKAAASATREWTEQETLLLLEALEMYKDDWNKVSEHVGSRTQDECILHFLRLPIEDPYLEDSEASLGPLAYQPIPFSQSGNPVMSTVAFLASVVDPRVASAAAKSALEEFSKMKEEVPTALVEAHVRKVEEAAKVTGKADPAFGLESSGIAGTTSDEPERIEESGTDEARAEGQATEEKKEPKEPREGVGTVEEEAKEKTSEAPKKDDEKGKEGDSEKESEKSDGDPIVDPEKEKEPKEGQEEVLKEVVESEGERKTKVERDIGEGNLSTAAAAALAAAAVKAKHLAAVEERKIKSLVALLVETQMKKLEIKLRHFEELETIMDREREALEYQRQQLLADRQAFHMEQLKYAEMRARQQHFQQMHQQQQQPPPALPPGSQPLPPAGAAGPPSVHGLAMAPASVAPAPAGSGAPPGSLGSSEQIGQAGSTAGPQQQQPAGAPQPGAVPPGVPPPGPHGPSPFPNQQTPPSMMPGAVPGSGHPGVAAQSPAIVAAVQGNLLPSASPLPDPGTPLPPDPTAPSPGTVTPVPPPQ, from the exons TATATACAAGCTGAACCACCtaccaacaagtccctgtctagCCTGGTTGTACAGTTACTACAATTTCAGGAAGAAGTTTTTGGCAAACATGTCAGCAATGCACCGCTCACTAAACTGCCG ATCAAATGTTTCCTAGATTTCAAAGCAGGGGGCTCCCTATGCCACATACTTGCAGCTGCCTACAAATTCAAGAGTGACCAGGGATG GCGGCGTTACGATTTCCAGAATCCATCACGCATGGACCGCAATGTGGAAATGTTCATGACCATTGAGAAGTCCTTGGTGCAG AATAATTGCCTGTCTCGACCTAACATTTTTCTGTGCTCAGAAATTGAACCCAAACTGTTAGGGAAATTAAAAGACATTATCAAGAGACATCAG GGAACAGTCACCGAGGATAAGAACAGCGCCTCCCATGTTGTGTGTCCTGTCCCGGGGAACCTGGAGGAAG AAGAATGGGTGCGGCCAGTCATGAAGAGGGATAAGCAGGTTCTTCTGCACTGGGGCTACTATCCTGACAG TTATGACACGTGGATCCCAGCCAGTGAAATTGAAGCATCTGTGGAAGATGCTCCAACTCCTGAGAAACCTAGGAAG GTTCATGCAAAGTGGATCCTGGACACAGACACCTtcaatgaatggatgaacgaggaAGACTACGAAGTAAATGATGACAAAAATCCCGTCTCCCGCCGAAAGAAGATTTCAGCTAAGACACTGACCGATGAG GTGAACAGCCCAGATTCAGATCGACGGGACAAGAAGGGGGGGAACTATAAGAAGAGGAAGTGCTCCCCATCTCCTTCACCGACCCCAGAAGCCAAAAAGAAGAATGCTAAGAAAGG TCCCTCAACACCTTACACCAAGTCAAAGCGTGGCCACCGGGAAGAGGAGCAGGAAGACTTGACAAAAGACATGGATGAGCCCTCACCGGTCCCCAATGTGGAAGAGGTGACACTGCCCAAAACAG TCAACACTAAGAAGGACTCGGAGTCAGCCCCAGTCAAAGGAGGCACCATGACTGACCTGG ATGAACAGGAGGATGAAAGCATGGAGACCACGGGCAAG GATGAAGATGAGAACAGCACGGGGAACAAGGGGGAGCAGACCAAGAACCCAGACCTGCACGAGGACAACGTAACTGAGCAGACCCACCACATCATCATCCCCAGCTATGCTGCCTGGTTTGACTATAACAG TGTTCATGCCATAGAGCGGAGGGCGCTTCCTGAGTTCTTCAATGGCAAGAACAAGTCCAAGACTCCAGAAAT CTACCTGGCCTATCGAAACTTCATGATTGACACTTACCGGCTGAACCCGCAGGAGTATCTCACGTCCACTGCCTGCCGCAGGAACCTGGCGGGCGATGTCTGCGCCATCATGAG AGTCCACGCCTTCCTAGAACAGTGGGGTCTTATTAACTACCAGGTGGATGCTGAGAGTCGACCAACCCCAATGGGGCCCCCGCCCACCTCTCACTTCCACGTCCTGGCGGACACACCATCAGGGCTGGTGCCCCTGCAGCCCAAGACCCCGCAG GGCCGCCAGGTTGATGCTGATACCAAGGCTGGGCGAAAGGGCAAAGAGCTGGATGACCTGGTGCCAGAGACGGCTAAGGGCAAGCCAGAGCTG CAGACCTCTGCTTCCCAGCAAATGCTCAACTTCCCTGACAAAAGCAAAGAGAAACCAACAGATATGCAGAACTTCGGGCTGCGCACAGACATGTACACGAAGAAGAACGTGCCCTCCAAG AGCAAAGCTGCGGCCAGTGCCACTCGAGAGTGGACAGAACAGGAGACCTTGCTACTCCTGGAG GCACTGGAAATGTACAAAGATGACTGGAACAAAGTATCAGAGCACGTGGGAAGCCGCACGCAGGACGAGTGCATCTTGCATTTTCTTCGGCTTCCCATTGAAGACCCATACCTGGAGGACTCTGAGGCCTCCCTGGGCCCCCTGGCCTACCAGCCCATCCCCTTCAGCCAATCGGGCAACCCAGTGATGAGCACTGTTGCTTTCCTGGCCTCTGTTGTCGATCCTCGAGTGGCTTCTGCTGCCGCGAAGTCAGCCCTAG AAGAATTCTCCAAAATGAAGGAAGAGGTTCCCACAGCCTTGGTGGAGGCCCATGTTCGGAAAGTGGAAGAAGCAGCCAAAGTGACAGGCAAGGCGGACCCAGCCTTCGGTCTAGAAAGCAGTGGCATTGCAGGAACCACTTCTGATGAGCCTGAGCGGATCG AGGAGAGCGGGACTGACGAGGCACGGGCGGAGGGCCAGGCCACGGAGGAGAAGAAGGAGCCCAAG GAGCCGCGAGAAGGAGTTGGGACTGTAGAGGAAGAAGCAAAGGAGAAGACCAGCGAGGCACCCAAGAAGGATGATGAGAAAGGCAAGGAAGGCGACAGCGAGAAGGAGTCAGAGAAGAGCGATGGGGACCCAATAG TTGATCcggagaaggagaaggagcccAAGGAAGGGCAGGAGGAAGTGCTGAAGGAAGTGGTGGAGTCGGAGGGGGAGAGGAAGACGAAGGTGGAGCGTGACATCGGCGAGGGCAACCTGTccaccgccgccgctgctgccctgGCCGCTGCCGCCGTGAAGGCCAAG CACCTGGCTGCCGTGGAGGAGAGGAAGATCAAATCTCTGGTGGCCCTGCTGGTGGAAACCCAGATGAAAAAGTTGGAGATCAAACTCCGGCACTTTGAGGAGCTAGAGACCATCATGGACCGGGAGCGAGAAGCG CTGGAGTACCAGAGGCAGCAGCTCCTGGCCGACAGACAAGCCTTCCACATGGAGCAGCTGAAGTACGCGGAGATGCGGGCCCGGCAGCAGCACTTCCAGCAGatgcaccagcagcagcagcagccaccgCCGGCCCTGCCCCcgggctcccagcccctcccacctgcAGGCGCTGCTGGGCCGCCCAGCGTCCACGGGTTGGCTATGGCTCCGGCCTCTGTGGCCCCTGCTCCTGCCGGCAGTGGGGCCCCTCCTGGAAGCTTGGGCTCCTCTGAACAGATTGGGCAGGCAGGGTCAACTGCAGGGCCACAGCAGCAACAGCCAGCTGGAGCCCCCCAGCCTGGGGCAGTCCCACCAGGGGTACCCCCCCCTGGACCCCATG GCCCCTCACCGTTCCCCAACCAACAAACTCCTCCCTCAATGATGCCAGGGGCAGTGCCAGGCAGCGGGCACCCAGGCGTGGCGG CCCAGAGCCCTGCCATTGTGGCAGCTGTTCAGGGCAACCTCCTGCCCAGTGCCAGCCCACTGCCAG ACCCAGGCACCCCCCTGCCTCCAGACCCCACGGCCCCGAGCCCAGGCACGGTTACCCCTGTGCCACCCCCACAGTGA
- the LOC102542679 gene encoding SWI/SNF complex subunit SMARCC2 isoform X1 produces the protein MAVRKKDGGPNVKYYEAADTVTQFDNVRLWLGKNYKKYIQAEPPTNKSLSSLVVQLLQFQEEVFGKHVSNAPLTKLPIKCFLDFKAGGSLCHILAAAYKFKSDQGWRRYDFQNPSRMDRNVEMFMTIEKSLVQNNCLSRPNIFLCSEIEPKLLGKLKDIIKRHQGTVTEDKNSASHVVCPVPGNLEEEEWVRPVMKRDKQVLLHWGYYPDSYDTWIPASEIEASVEDAPTPEKPRKVHAKWILDTDTFNEWMNEEDYEVNDDKNPVSRRKKISAKTLTDEVNSPDSDRRDKKGGNYKKRKCSPSPSPTPEAKKKNAKKGPSTPYTKSKRGHREEEQEDLTKDMDEPSPVPNVEEVTLPKTVNTKKDSESAPVKGGTMTDLDEQEDESMETTGKDEDENSTGNKGEQTKNPDLHEDNVTEQTHHIIIPSYAAWFDYNSVHAIERRALPEFFNGKNKSKTPEIYLAYRNFMIDTYRLNPQEYLTSTACRRNLAGDVCAIMRVHAFLEQWGLINYQVDAESRPTPMGPPPTSHFHVLADTPSGLVPLQPKTPQGRQVDADTKAGRKGKELDDLVPETAKGKPELQTSASQQMLNFPDKSKEKPTDMQNFGLRTDMYTKKNVPSKSKAAASATREWTEQETLLLLEALEMYKDDWNKVSEHVGSRTQDECILHFLRLPIEDPYLEDSEASLGPLAYQPIPFSQSGNPVMSTVAFLASVVDPRVASAAAKSALEEFSKMKEEVPTALVEAHVRKVEEAAKVTGKADPAFGLESSGIAGTTSDEPERIEESGTDEARAEGQATEEKKEPKEPREGVGTVEEEAKEKTSEAPKKDDEKGKEGDSEKESEKSDGDPIVDPEKEKEPKEGQEEVLKEVVESEGERKTKVERDIGEGNLSTAAAAALAAAAVKAKHLAAVEERKIKSLVALLVETQMKKLEIKLRHFEELETIMDREREALEYQRQQLLADRQAFHMEQLKYAEMRARQQHFQQMHQQQQQPPPALPPGSQPLPPAGAAGPPSVHGLAMAPASVAPAPAGSGAPPGSLGSSEQIGQAGSTAGPQQQQPAGAPQPGAVPPGVPPPGPHGPSPFPNQQTPPSMMPGAVPGSGHPGVAGNAPLGLPFGMPPPPPAPSIIPFGSLADSISINLPPPPNLHGHHHHLPFAPATLPPPNLPVSMANPLHPNLPATTTMPSSLPLGPGLGSAAAQSPAIVAAVQGNLLPSASPLPDPGTPLPPDPTAPSPGTVTPVPPPQ, from the exons TATATACAAGCTGAACCACCtaccaacaagtccctgtctagCCTGGTTGTACAGTTACTACAATTTCAGGAAGAAGTTTTTGGCAAACATGTCAGCAATGCACCGCTCACTAAACTGCCG ATCAAATGTTTCCTAGATTTCAAAGCAGGGGGCTCCCTATGCCACATACTTGCAGCTGCCTACAAATTCAAGAGTGACCAGGGATG GCGGCGTTACGATTTCCAGAATCCATCACGCATGGACCGCAATGTGGAAATGTTCATGACCATTGAGAAGTCCTTGGTGCAG AATAATTGCCTGTCTCGACCTAACATTTTTCTGTGCTCAGAAATTGAACCCAAACTGTTAGGGAAATTAAAAGACATTATCAAGAGACATCAG GGAACAGTCACCGAGGATAAGAACAGCGCCTCCCATGTTGTGTGTCCTGTCCCGGGGAACCTGGAGGAAG AAGAATGGGTGCGGCCAGTCATGAAGAGGGATAAGCAGGTTCTTCTGCACTGGGGCTACTATCCTGACAG TTATGACACGTGGATCCCAGCCAGTGAAATTGAAGCATCTGTGGAAGATGCTCCAACTCCTGAGAAACCTAGGAAG GTTCATGCAAAGTGGATCCTGGACACAGACACCTtcaatgaatggatgaacgaggaAGACTACGAAGTAAATGATGACAAAAATCCCGTCTCCCGCCGAAAGAAGATTTCAGCTAAGACACTGACCGATGAG GTGAACAGCCCAGATTCAGATCGACGGGACAAGAAGGGGGGGAACTATAAGAAGAGGAAGTGCTCCCCATCTCCTTCACCGACCCCAGAAGCCAAAAAGAAGAATGCTAAGAAAGG TCCCTCAACACCTTACACCAAGTCAAAGCGTGGCCACCGGGAAGAGGAGCAGGAAGACTTGACAAAAGACATGGATGAGCCCTCACCGGTCCCCAATGTGGAAGAGGTGACACTGCCCAAAACAG TCAACACTAAGAAGGACTCGGAGTCAGCCCCAGTCAAAGGAGGCACCATGACTGACCTGG ATGAACAGGAGGATGAAAGCATGGAGACCACGGGCAAG GATGAAGATGAGAACAGCACGGGGAACAAGGGGGAGCAGACCAAGAACCCAGACCTGCACGAGGACAACGTAACTGAGCAGACCCACCACATCATCATCCCCAGCTATGCTGCCTGGTTTGACTATAACAG TGTTCATGCCATAGAGCGGAGGGCGCTTCCTGAGTTCTTCAATGGCAAGAACAAGTCCAAGACTCCAGAAAT CTACCTGGCCTATCGAAACTTCATGATTGACACTTACCGGCTGAACCCGCAGGAGTATCTCACGTCCACTGCCTGCCGCAGGAACCTGGCGGGCGATGTCTGCGCCATCATGAG AGTCCACGCCTTCCTAGAACAGTGGGGTCTTATTAACTACCAGGTGGATGCTGAGAGTCGACCAACCCCAATGGGGCCCCCGCCCACCTCTCACTTCCACGTCCTGGCGGACACACCATCAGGGCTGGTGCCCCTGCAGCCCAAGACCCCGCAG GGCCGCCAGGTTGATGCTGATACCAAGGCTGGGCGAAAGGGCAAAGAGCTGGATGACCTGGTGCCAGAGACGGCTAAGGGCAAGCCAGAGCTG CAGACCTCTGCTTCCCAGCAAATGCTCAACTTCCCTGACAAAAGCAAAGAGAAACCAACAGATATGCAGAACTTCGGGCTGCGCACAGACATGTACACGAAGAAGAACGTGCCCTCCAAG AGCAAAGCTGCGGCCAGTGCCACTCGAGAGTGGACAGAACAGGAGACCTTGCTACTCCTGGAG GCACTGGAAATGTACAAAGATGACTGGAACAAAGTATCAGAGCACGTGGGAAGCCGCACGCAGGACGAGTGCATCTTGCATTTTCTTCGGCTTCCCATTGAAGACCCATACCTGGAGGACTCTGAGGCCTCCCTGGGCCCCCTGGCCTACCAGCCCATCCCCTTCAGCCAATCGGGCAACCCAGTGATGAGCACTGTTGCTTTCCTGGCCTCTGTTGTCGATCCTCGAGTGGCTTCTGCTGCCGCGAAGTCAGCCCTAG AAGAATTCTCCAAAATGAAGGAAGAGGTTCCCACAGCCTTGGTGGAGGCCCATGTTCGGAAAGTGGAAGAAGCAGCCAAAGTGACAGGCAAGGCGGACCCAGCCTTCGGTCTAGAAAGCAGTGGCATTGCAGGAACCACTTCTGATGAGCCTGAGCGGATCG AGGAGAGCGGGACTGACGAGGCACGGGCGGAGGGCCAGGCCACGGAGGAGAAGAAGGAGCCCAAG GAGCCGCGAGAAGGAGTTGGGACTGTAGAGGAAGAAGCAAAGGAGAAGACCAGCGAGGCACCCAAGAAGGATGATGAGAAAGGCAAGGAAGGCGACAGCGAGAAGGAGTCAGAGAAGAGCGATGGGGACCCAATAG TTGATCcggagaaggagaaggagcccAAGGAAGGGCAGGAGGAAGTGCTGAAGGAAGTGGTGGAGTCGGAGGGGGAGAGGAAGACGAAGGTGGAGCGTGACATCGGCGAGGGCAACCTGTccaccgccgccgctgctgccctgGCCGCTGCCGCCGTGAAGGCCAAG CACCTGGCTGCCGTGGAGGAGAGGAAGATCAAATCTCTGGTGGCCCTGCTGGTGGAAACCCAGATGAAAAAGTTGGAGATCAAACTCCGGCACTTTGAGGAGCTAGAGACCATCATGGACCGGGAGCGAGAAGCG CTGGAGTACCAGAGGCAGCAGCTCCTGGCCGACAGACAAGCCTTCCACATGGAGCAGCTGAAGTACGCGGAGATGCGGGCCCGGCAGCAGCACTTCCAGCAGatgcaccagcagcagcagcagccaccgCCGGCCCTGCCCCcgggctcccagcccctcccacctgcAGGCGCTGCTGGGCCGCCCAGCGTCCACGGGTTGGCTATGGCTCCGGCCTCTGTGGCCCCTGCTCCTGCCGGCAGTGGGGCCCCTCCTGGAAGCTTGGGCTCCTCTGAACAGATTGGGCAGGCAGGGTCAACTGCAGGGCCACAGCAGCAACAGCCAGCTGGAGCCCCCCAGCCTGGGGCAGTCCCACCAGGGGTACCCCCCCCTGGACCCCATG GCCCCTCACCGTTCCCCAACCAACAAACTCCTCCCTCAATGATGCCAGGGGCAGTGCCAGGCAGCGGGCACCCAGGCGTGGCGGGTAATGCTCCTTTGGGTTTGCCTTTTGGCATGCCGCCTCCCCCCCCTGCTCCATCCATCATCCCATTTGGTAGCCTAGCCGACTCCATCAGTATtaacctcccccctcctcctAACCTGCATGGGCATCACCACCATCTCCCGTTCGCCCCGGCCACTCTCCCCCCACCTAACCTGCCTGTGTCCATGGCGAACCCTCTACATCCTAACCTGCCGGCGACCACCACCATGCCATCTTCCTTGCCTCTCGGGCCGGGGCTCGGATCCGCCGCAGCCCAGAGCCCTGCCATTGTGGCAGCTGTTCAGGGCAACCTCCTGCCCAGTGCCAGCCCACTGCCAG ACCCAGGCACCCCCCTGCCTCCAGACCCCACGGCCCCGAGCCCAGGCACGGTTACCCCTGTGCCACCCCCACAGTGA
- the LOC102542679 gene encoding SWI/SNF complex subunit SMARCC2 isoform X8, giving the protein MAVRKKDGGPNVKYYEAADTVTQFDNVRLWLGKNYKKYIQAEPPTNKSLSSLVVQLLQFQEEVFGKHVSNAPLTKLPIKCFLDFKAGGSLCHILAAAYKFKSDQGWRRYDFQNPSRMDRNVEMFMTIEKSLVQNNCLSRPNIFLCSEIEPKLLGKLKDIIKRHQGTVTEDKNSASHVVCPVPGNLEEEEWVRPVMKRDKQVLLHWGYYPDSYDTWIPASEIEASVEDAPTPEKPRKVHAKWILDTDTFNEWMNEEDYEVNDDKNPVSRRKKISAKTLTDEVNSPDSDRRDKKGGNYKKRKCSPSPSPTPEAKKKNAKKGPSTPYTKSKRGHREEEQEDLTKDMDEPSPVPNVEEVTLPKTVNTKKDSESAPVKGGTMTDLDEQEDESMETTGKDEDENSTGNKGEQTKNPDLHEDNVTEQTHHIIIPSYAAWFDYNSVHAIERRALPEFFNGKNKSKTPEIYLAYRNFMIDTYRLNPQEYLTSTACRRNLAGDVCAIMRVHAFLEQWGLINYQVDAESRPTPMGPPPTSHFHVLADTPSGLVPLQPKTPQGRQVDADTKAGRKGKELDDLVPETAKGKPELQTSASQQMLNFPDKSKEKPTDMQNFGLRTDMYTKKNVPSKSKAAASATREWTEQETLLLLEALEMYKDDWNKVSEHVGSRTQDECILHFLRLPIEDPYLEDSEASLGPLAYQPIPFSQSGNPVMSTVAFLASVVDPRVASAAAKSALEEFSKMKEEVPTALVEAHVRKVEEAAKVTGKADPAFGLESSGIAGTTSDEPERIEESGTDEARAEGQATEEKKEPKEPREGVGTVEEEAKEKTSEAPKKDDEKGKEGDSEKESEKSDGDPIVDPEKEKEPKEGQEEVLKEVVESEGERKTKVERDIGEGNLSTAAAAALAAAAVKAKHLAAVEERKIKSLVALLVETQMKKLEIKLRHFEELETIMDREREALEYQRQQLLADRQAFHMEQLKYAEMRARQQHFQQMHQQQQQPPPALPPGSQPLPPAGAAGPPSVHGLAMAPASVAPAPAGSGAPPGSLGSSEQIGQAGSTAGPQQQQPAGAPQPGAVPPGVPPPGPHGPSPFPNQQTPPSMMPGAVPGSGHPGVADPGTPLPPDPTAPSPGTVTPVPPPQ; this is encoded by the exons TATATACAAGCTGAACCACCtaccaacaagtccctgtctagCCTGGTTGTACAGTTACTACAATTTCAGGAAGAAGTTTTTGGCAAACATGTCAGCAATGCACCGCTCACTAAACTGCCG ATCAAATGTTTCCTAGATTTCAAAGCAGGGGGCTCCCTATGCCACATACTTGCAGCTGCCTACAAATTCAAGAGTGACCAGGGATG GCGGCGTTACGATTTCCAGAATCCATCACGCATGGACCGCAATGTGGAAATGTTCATGACCATTGAGAAGTCCTTGGTGCAG AATAATTGCCTGTCTCGACCTAACATTTTTCTGTGCTCAGAAATTGAACCCAAACTGTTAGGGAAATTAAAAGACATTATCAAGAGACATCAG GGAACAGTCACCGAGGATAAGAACAGCGCCTCCCATGTTGTGTGTCCTGTCCCGGGGAACCTGGAGGAAG AAGAATGGGTGCGGCCAGTCATGAAGAGGGATAAGCAGGTTCTTCTGCACTGGGGCTACTATCCTGACAG TTATGACACGTGGATCCCAGCCAGTGAAATTGAAGCATCTGTGGAAGATGCTCCAACTCCTGAGAAACCTAGGAAG GTTCATGCAAAGTGGATCCTGGACACAGACACCTtcaatgaatggatgaacgaggaAGACTACGAAGTAAATGATGACAAAAATCCCGTCTCCCGCCGAAAGAAGATTTCAGCTAAGACACTGACCGATGAG GTGAACAGCCCAGATTCAGATCGACGGGACAAGAAGGGGGGGAACTATAAGAAGAGGAAGTGCTCCCCATCTCCTTCACCGACCCCAGAAGCCAAAAAGAAGAATGCTAAGAAAGG TCCCTCAACACCTTACACCAAGTCAAAGCGTGGCCACCGGGAAGAGGAGCAGGAAGACTTGACAAAAGACATGGATGAGCCCTCACCGGTCCCCAATGTGGAAGAGGTGACACTGCCCAAAACAG TCAACACTAAGAAGGACTCGGAGTCAGCCCCAGTCAAAGGAGGCACCATGACTGACCTGG ATGAACAGGAGGATGAAAGCATGGAGACCACGGGCAAG GATGAAGATGAGAACAGCACGGGGAACAAGGGGGAGCAGACCAAGAACCCAGACCTGCACGAGGACAACGTAACTGAGCAGACCCACCACATCATCATCCCCAGCTATGCTGCCTGGTTTGACTATAACAG TGTTCATGCCATAGAGCGGAGGGCGCTTCCTGAGTTCTTCAATGGCAAGAACAAGTCCAAGACTCCAGAAAT CTACCTGGCCTATCGAAACTTCATGATTGACACTTACCGGCTGAACCCGCAGGAGTATCTCACGTCCACTGCCTGCCGCAGGAACCTGGCGGGCGATGTCTGCGCCATCATGAG AGTCCACGCCTTCCTAGAACAGTGGGGTCTTATTAACTACCAGGTGGATGCTGAGAGTCGACCAACCCCAATGGGGCCCCCGCCCACCTCTCACTTCCACGTCCTGGCGGACACACCATCAGGGCTGGTGCCCCTGCAGCCCAAGACCCCGCAG GGCCGCCAGGTTGATGCTGATACCAAGGCTGGGCGAAAGGGCAAAGAGCTGGATGACCTGGTGCCAGAGACGGCTAAGGGCAAGCCAGAGCTG CAGACCTCTGCTTCCCAGCAAATGCTCAACTTCCCTGACAAAAGCAAAGAGAAACCAACAGATATGCAGAACTTCGGGCTGCGCACAGACATGTACACGAAGAAGAACGTGCCCTCCAAG AGCAAAGCTGCGGCCAGTGCCACTCGAGAGTGGACAGAACAGGAGACCTTGCTACTCCTGGAG GCACTGGAAATGTACAAAGATGACTGGAACAAAGTATCAGAGCACGTGGGAAGCCGCACGCAGGACGAGTGCATCTTGCATTTTCTTCGGCTTCCCATTGAAGACCCATACCTGGAGGACTCTGAGGCCTCCCTGGGCCCCCTGGCCTACCAGCCCATCCCCTTCAGCCAATCGGGCAACCCAGTGATGAGCACTGTTGCTTTCCTGGCCTCTGTTGTCGATCCTCGAGTGGCTTCTGCTGCCGCGAAGTCAGCCCTAG AAGAATTCTCCAAAATGAAGGAAGAGGTTCCCACAGCCTTGGTGGAGGCCCATGTTCGGAAAGTGGAAGAAGCAGCCAAAGTGACAGGCAAGGCGGACCCAGCCTTCGGTCTAGAAAGCAGTGGCATTGCAGGAACCACTTCTGATGAGCCTGAGCGGATCG AGGAGAGCGGGACTGACGAGGCACGGGCGGAGGGCCAGGCCACGGAGGAGAAGAAGGAGCCCAAG GAGCCGCGAGAAGGAGTTGGGACTGTAGAGGAAGAAGCAAAGGAGAAGACCAGCGAGGCACCCAAGAAGGATGATGAGAAAGGCAAGGAAGGCGACAGCGAGAAGGAGTCAGAGAAGAGCGATGGGGACCCAATAG TTGATCcggagaaggagaaggagcccAAGGAAGGGCAGGAGGAAGTGCTGAAGGAAGTGGTGGAGTCGGAGGGGGAGAGGAAGACGAAGGTGGAGCGTGACATCGGCGAGGGCAACCTGTccaccgccgccgctgctgccctgGCCGCTGCCGCCGTGAAGGCCAAG CACCTGGCTGCCGTGGAGGAGAGGAAGATCAAATCTCTGGTGGCCCTGCTGGTGGAAACCCAGATGAAAAAGTTGGAGATCAAACTCCGGCACTTTGAGGAGCTAGAGACCATCATGGACCGGGAGCGAGAAGCG CTGGAGTACCAGAGGCAGCAGCTCCTGGCCGACAGACAAGCCTTCCACATGGAGCAGCTGAAGTACGCGGAGATGCGGGCCCGGCAGCAGCACTTCCAGCAGatgcaccagcagcagcagcagccaccgCCGGCCCTGCCCCcgggctcccagcccctcccacctgcAGGCGCTGCTGGGCCGCCCAGCGTCCACGGGTTGGCTATGGCTCCGGCCTCTGTGGCCCCTGCTCCTGCCGGCAGTGGGGCCCCTCCTGGAAGCTTGGGCTCCTCTGAACAGATTGGGCAGGCAGGGTCAACTGCAGGGCCACAGCAGCAACAGCCAGCTGGAGCCCCCCAGCCTGGGGCAGTCCCACCAGGGGTACCCCCCCCTGGACCCCATG GCCCCTCACCGTTCCCCAACCAACAAACTCCTCCCTCAATGATGCCAGGGGCAGTGCCAGGCAGCGGGCACCCAGGCGTGGCGG ACCCAGGCACCCCCCTGCCTCCAGACCCCACGGCCCCGAGCCCAGGCACGGTTACCCCTGTGCCACCCCCACAGTGA